From Micromonospora carbonacea:
TCGAGGTCGAGTCGGCGGTGCGCGGCGACGCGCACTTCGTCCAGGTGCACACGGCGGACGGGCTGACCGGGGTCGGCCAGTCCGCCTGCTGGGGCTACCCGACGGCGGTGCACGCCGTGGTGGAGGCGTTCCGGCCCTACCTGATCGGGGCGGACGCCGGCCGGATCGAGCACCACTGGCACCACCTGTACCGGATGGGCCCGTTCCGCGGCTCGGTGCTCACCGCCGCCGTCTCCGCCGTCGACCTGGCCCTGTGGGACCTGCTCGGCAAGCGGCTCGGCGTGCCCGTGTGGCAGCTGCTCGGCGGGCGGGTGCGCGATCGGATCCGGCTGCACCTGCTGCTGGGCGGCACCGGCGCACCGGCCCTCGCCGCCGAGGCCGCCGCCGCCGTCGCCGACGGCTTCACCGCCGTGAAGTTCGACCCGCTGCCGGCGAACTACGGCGACCTGTCCCAGGCCCGCCTGGTGGCCGAGACCGAGGCCACCACGGCGGCGGTGCGCGACACCGTCGGCGCGGACGTCGACCTGCTGATCGAGCTGCACCGCAAGCTCACCCCGTTGCAGGCCGAGGCGGTCGTGCCGGCGCTGGCCCGGCACCACCCGCTGATGGTGGAGGACGCGATCCAGATCGACAGCGTGAGCAGCCAGGCCGGGGTGCTCCGACGGGCCCCGGGCGTGCCGATGGCCAACGGGGAGCGGCTGCACACCATCTGGGAGTTCAAGGAGCTGCTCGCCCAGGGCGGCGCGCAGTACGTCCGGCCCGACGTCGGGCTCGCCGGCGGCCTCAGCCACGCCCGCAAGATCGCCGCGCTGGCCGAGGCGCACCACGCGGCCGTGGTCACCCACAACTGCCTCGGCCCGCTGCTCACCATGGCCTCCGTGCACCTGGACACGGTCATCCCGAACTTCGTCACCCAGGAGTACTCGCCGCTGGACGACGCGCTCGCCGACGGCCCCGCCCGCGCCTGCGTGCGCCGCGAGGGCGGTTTCCTGCCGGTGCCGCAGGACCCCGGGCTGGGCGTCACCCTCGACCTGTCCGACCCGACGCCGCTGGACCTCACCGGCCGGCCGCTGACCCGCATCCCGCTGCGCGCCGACGGCTCCGTCGCGTACGCGGTGTAAGGAAGGGCCCCCTGTTAACGCCTGCGGTAGAGAAGGGAGCCCTTCTCACCGCAGGCGCAGGTGGGGGCGGCGCGGCGCGGGGTGCGGTGGGGGCGGCGTGCGCCGACCCGCTAGGCGGGCGGTGGGTGGCCGGGGTGGTGGAACACCCGGTGCGCCCACAGCGGCTCGCCGTCGGCGTCGGCGATCTCGGCGAAGAGGTGGGCGAGCGACGCCGTCCACCGGGCCTGCACCGGCGAGGCGGCGGTGACCGCGCCGGCGTGGGCGAATCCCGCGCGGGTGCGCAGCACGCAGATCAGCAGCAGGTCGCGCCGGTAGATGGCGTACTCGTAGATCCCCGCCTCGTCGAGCAGCGCGGACAGCTCCGGCCACACCTCGGCGTGCCGGCGCTCGTACTCGGCCTCGGCGCCGGGGCGCAGCCGGTACAGGTGGCACACCTGCTCCCCCGGCCCGGCCGCCGCGCCCGTCGCGCGCCGGGCCGGGCCGGCGTCTCCCGTCGCGCGCCGGGCCGGGCCCGTGTCCCCGGCCGGCGGACGGTCGGGGCCGGCGCCCGCCGGGGCGGTCACTTGCCGGAGCCGGCCAGCGCGCCGGAGACGAGCTGCCGCTGGAAGACCAGGTAGATGATCAGCACCGGCAGCAGCGCGACGATCAGGCCGGCGCTGACCAGCGGCACCGACACGTCGTACTGGCCGCTGAGCAGGGAGACGCCGACCATCAGCGTCTTGCTGTCCGAGCCGCCCATGATGACCAGGGGCAGCAGCAGGTCGTTCCACATCCAGACGAAGTTGAAGATGGCCAGCGCCGCCAGGGCCGGGGTGGCGATGGGGGCGAGCAGCCGGAACAGGATGGTCAGGTGCCCCGCGCCGTCGACCCGGGCCGCCTCGATCAGCTCGTCGGGCACCTGCTGGAAGTAGCCGGCGAGCTGGTACGTGCCCAGGGGCAGCCCGAACGCCGCGTACGCCAGGATCAGGCCCTGGTATTCGCCGGACATGCCCAGGTCGAGCACGGTCTGGTAGAGCGGGTAGATGATCGCCTGGCTGGGGATGGTCAGGGACACGATGATCAGCAGGAAGACGATCTTGCCGCCGCGGAAGCGCAGCTTCGTCACCGCGTACGCGACCAGCAGCGCGGCGAGCACCGACAGCACCAGCCCGCCGACGGTGGTGATCAGCGAGTTGAGCAGCAGCCGGGGCATGTTCATCCGGCGGAACGCCTCGAGGTAGTTGTCCAGGGTGATCCCGGCGGGCAGGCCCAGCGGGTCGTCGGCGAAGCCGGCCTGCGTCTTCACCGAGCTGACCACGGTGAACAGCAGCGGGTAGATCGCCGCGACGGCGACGACGACCAACGCGAACGTCAGCAGGTAGCGCCCGATGCGGGCGGAGTGGCGCGCGTTCATCGCGGCTTGCGGGTCCCCTCTGTGAACATGTGCCGCACGCTGAAGATCGACAGCACGGCGACGAAGACGAACAGGGCGATGCCGATGGCCGAGCCGTAGCCGCGGTCGAGGAACTGGAAGGTGGTCAGGAAGACCAGGTACTCGGGGAGCATGGTGGCGTCGCCCGGCCCGCCCTGGGTCAGCGCGTAGATCAGCGGGAACAGCCAGATCAGCACGCCGGAGGCGCAGAGCACGCTCCAGTACGCCACGGTCGGTCGCAGCATCGGCACGACCACCGAGAACAGCCGCCGCCAGAAGCCCGCCCCGTCGAGGTACGCCGCCTCCAGCGTCTCCTCGGGGATGGTGGCCAGGCCGGCGAGGTAGGTCATCACGCCGAGGCCGAAGAAGCTCCACAGGGCGACCGCGACCAGCGAGAACAACGCGCTGTACCGGCCGTTGAGCCACTCGATCGCCAGCGGCTGGAGGCCGACGCCGCGCAGCAGGGCGTTGAGCGGCCCGTCGGGGGCGAGGATCTGCCGGAACATGATGCCGACGACGATGGGCGCGATGGTGTACGGCACGAAGTAGACGGCGCGGAAGAACTTCCAGCCCGGCGAGCGCTGGTGGATGAGCAGCGCCAGCACCAGCGGGATCACGATCCACACCGGCAGGGTGGCCACCACCAGCAGGGCGTTGCGGAAGCTGGTGCGCACCATCGGGTCGTCGAGCATCCGGGTGTAGTTGTCGGCCCCGGCGAACTCGCTGCCGCCGAACCCGCTGGACGCCTCGAAGCTGGTGAGCACGCCCCGGACGAGGGGCACCAGCTTGAACAGCACGACCAGCACGAGCGCGGGCAGCACCAGCGCCGCGCCGAGCCACCATTCCCGGGCCTGGCCCGGCCGGTGGGCCCGGCGGCGGCGCGGCGCGGGCGGAGCGTCGGCGGCCACCGGCTCCGGCGCGGTGGAGATCGTCATCAGGGTTCCTCCCCCGGGGCTGGCCGGGCGGGGCGACGAGGCTCGCCCCGCCCGGGGTGGCTACTTGGTCTGCTTCTTCGTGGGGCTGCGCTCCAACGCCTGCTGCATCTGCTCGGCCCACTTGTCGACGGTGAGCTGGCCGAGGGTGACCTGCTGCCAGCCGCGGGCCAGGGCGTCGGCCTCGGGGCCGGAGAGCATCACGCCGGCGTGCAGGGTCGGCTGGGCCACCAGCTCCTGGATCTTCAGGAAGGCCGGCGAGGAGGGCAGCAGGGCCTTGTCGACGTTCTTGTTCAGCGGCTGGCCCTTGCCGTACTTGACCCACAGCTCGCCGTTCTCCTTGCCGGCGAGCCAGGTGATGAACTCCAGGCCGGCCTGCTTCTTCTGGCTCCACTGGGTGACGCCGTAGACGGCGCCCTCGATGCCGGAGAACTTCTGGGCCAGCGGGGCCGCCGGGTCGATCGCCGGCCACCGGGTGACGCCGAGCTTGTCGTCGCCGAGGGCCTTGCCGAACGCCTCCCAGTTCACCGCGTCGGAGATGATGGTGCCGGCGAACGCGGCGTCGCCGCGCTGGAAGATGTCCGCGCCGTCGGGGAGCATGGTGATCGACGGGGCGTTCTTGTTCGCCCAGCCCTTGGTGGTGATCTCGGCGAGCTTCTCGAGCACCGCGACGAGCTTCGGGTCCTTCCAGGACAGCTTGCCGGCGAGCAGCGCCCGGATGTCGTCCTCGGTGAGATAGTTGCGGGCGATCTCCGGGAAGTCCCAGTACGCCGGGAAGGTGCCGGAGAGCCCGAGCGCGAGGCAGGTCTTGCCGGCCTTCTTCACCGCGTCGCAGGCCGCGCCGAACTCGTCCCAGGTCGCCGGGGGCTTCTCCGGGTCCAGGCCGGCGGCGGTCAGGACGGCCTTGTTGTAGTAGAGGACGTTGCCCTGGTAGGAGAACGGCACGCCGTAGCAGGTCTTGCTGGTGTCGAAGCCCTCGCAGGCGCCGCTGTAGGTGACCAGGTCCTTGGTGATCTCGGCGGCCTTGTCGCCCAGCGGCACGTACGCGCCGCGCCGGTCGAACAGCTCCAGGCCGGCGTTGTTGGCCATCACGTCCGGCCCGGACTGCGAGGTGATGTACGGGCCCTGCACCTCGGGGTACTTGTCGAAGGGGACGGACTGCATCTCCAGCTTGATGTTCGGGTGGCCGGCCTCGAAGCTGGTCTTGACCTGCTTCCAGTACTCGGTGCCGCCGGGCTCCCAGGTCAGCACCTTCAGGGTGACCGGGCCGTCGGTGGCGTCGTCACCGCCACCGCCGCATCCGGTCAGCAGCGCGGCGGCCGCCATGCCGGCGGCGAGGGCGCCGGCCAAACTCCGTCGAAACATCGGGTAGCTCCTGTCACAAGTGGGGGCTCTGAGGGACGCGGCGGGCCGACCCGCCGGCGGAGGCGCTGTCGACCACGGCCTCGGCGACCCGGACGACGTGCAGGCCGTCGGCGAGCGGGACGACCGCCGTCGGCTCGGTGCCGTCGATCCGGCCGAGGAAGTGCCGCAGCTCGGCGGCGAGCGCGCCGCCGCCGTCGACCGGGGAGAGGAGCCAGTCCGGCGCCTCGGTCGGCTCGCCCTGGACGAGCAGCGTGGGGTGGCCGAGGTCGACGTGCGCGACCCCGTCGGTGCCGTACACCTCGACCAGGTCCGAGGTGTGGTTCGGGGTGTGTTCGGGCAGCAGGTAGCTGTTGCGGATCGACGACACGACGTCGTTGGCGTGCCGCAGCTCCGCCCACACCAGGACCGGGGTGGCCGATCCGGGTCGGGTCCGGGCCGCCGCGCGCACCTCGACCACGGGCGCTCCGGCGTACCAGAGGGCGAGGTCGATGTCGTGCACGGCGGTGAGCAGCGCGGGGTGCTCGCGCGGAAAGAGCCGGCTGAGGGTACGGGGCCGGTCCCGGCGCGACGACACGGCGAGCACGTCGCCGATCCGGCCGGCGCGGACCGCGTCGTGCAGGGCCCGGTGCGGGGCGCTGTGCCGCAGGATGTGCCCCGGCTGGCAGAGCACGCCGGCGCGCTCGGCGGCGGCCACGATGGCGGCGGCGTCGGCGGCGGTGGCGGCGAGCGGCTTCTCCACCAGCACGGGCACCCCGGCGGCGAGCAGGTCCACGGCGACCGCGCGGTGCGCCGGGCCGGGGACGCACACCGACGCGGCGTCCGGCCCCGCGGCGGCCAGCAGCTCGGCCACGGAGGCGTACGTCCGCGGCACGTCGTGCTCCGCGGCCACCCGCGCCCGGGTCGCGGCGTCCGGCTCGACCAGGGCGGACACGGCCACCCCGAGCGACCGGTACGCGGCCAGGTGCCGCACGCCGAACGCCCCCGCGCCGACCACGGCCACGGACGGGCGGCTCATGCCCCGACCGCCCCGGAGGCGGCGGCCGGGCCTGCGGCGACGGTCGGGCCGCCGGGGTCGGCGTCGGTGGCGCGCCGCGCGCCGGGGAGCTCCCGCGCGCCGGGGGCGTCGGCGGCCTCCGGCCGGGCGGGGCCGTCGGCCGCCTCCGGCCCGGCGAGCCGGCCGGCGAGGACGGCCCGGGTGAGGCGGTCCAGGGCGGCCACGCCCGCCCCGATGCACCGCTCGTCGACGTCGAAGGCGCCGGAGTGCAGCGGCGCGCCGCCGCGGTCGCCGGTCACCCCGAGCTTGACGTACAGGCTGGGGCCGAGCGCGCCCAGCAGGGCGAAGTCGTCGGTGGTCAGCGGCGGCTCGGTCAGGTCGACGACGTCGACCACGGCGGGCAGCTCGGCGTGCGCGAGGGCCACCAGCGGCGCGGCGTTGCGCACCGGGGGCATCTCGTTGGCCCAGGTGAACCGCAGGCCCAGGTCGAGCGCGGCGGCCTGCTGCCGGGCGATGCGCTCGACGACCTCCTTGAGCCGCGCGCGGGTGCCCTCGTCGTGGGTGCGCAGGGTGCCGGTCGCCTCCGCCCGCTCGGCGACCTGGCTCTGGCTGGCCCCACCCGCGATCGTGCCGATGTTGAAGGCGACCAGCTCGTGCGGGTTGCGGGAGCGGGCGACCCCGGCGTGCAGGAGGTTGACGATGCCGGCGAGGCCGAGGATGGCGTCGCGGCCCAGGGCGGGGGTGGCGGCGTGCGCGGCGCGGCCGAGCACCTCGACCCGGAAGGCGTCCTTGGCCGCCATGGCGGTCTCCCGGTCGACGCCGACCGCGCCGACCGGCAGGTCGGGCCAGCAGTGCAGGCCGAGGACGGCGTCGAAGCGCCGGCCGCGCAGGGCGTCGTCGG
This genomic window contains:
- a CDS encoding Gfo/Idh/MocA family protein, whose translation is MSRPSVAVVGAGAFGVRHLAAYRSLGVAVSALVEPDAATRARVAAEHDVPRTYASVAELLAAAGPDAASVCVPGPAHRAVAVDLLAAGVPVLVEKPLAATAADAAAIVAAAERAGVLCQPGHILRHSAPHRALHDAVRAGRIGDVLAVSSRRDRPRTLSRLFPREHPALLTAVHDIDLALWYAGAPVVEVRAAARTRPGSATPVLVWAELRHANDVVSSIRNSYLLPEHTPNHTSDLVEVYGTDGVAHVDLGHPTLLVQGEPTEAPDWLLSPVDGGGALAAELRHFLGRIDGTEPTAVVPLADGLHVVRVAEAVVDSASAGGSARRVPQSPHL
- a CDS encoding carbohydrate ABC transporter permease, with the protein product MNARHSARIGRYLLTFALVVVAVAAIYPLLFTVVSSVKTQAGFADDPLGLPAGITLDNYLEAFRRMNMPRLLLNSLITTVGGLVLSVLAALLVAYAVTKLRFRGGKIVFLLIIVSLTIPSQAIIYPLYQTVLDLGMSGEYQGLILAYAAFGLPLGTYQLAGYFQQVPDELIEAARVDGAGHLTILFRLLAPIATPALAALAIFNFVWMWNDLLLPLVIMGGSDSKTLMVGVSLLSGQYDVSVPLVSAGLIVALLPVLIIYLVFQRQLVSGALAGSGK
- a CDS encoding L-rhamnose mutarotase; protein product: MTAPAGAGPDRPPAGDTGPARRATGDAGPARRATGAAAGPGEQVCHLYRLRPGAEAEYERRHAEVWPELSALLDEAGIYEYAIYRRDLLLICVLRTRAGFAHAGAVTAASPVQARWTASLAHLFAEIADADGEPLWAHRVFHHPGHPPPA
- a CDS encoding carbohydrate ABC transporter permease encodes the protein MTISTAPEPVAADAPPAPRRRRAHRPGQAREWWLGAALVLPALVLVVLFKLVPLVRGVLTSFEASSGFGGSEFAGADNYTRMLDDPMVRTSFRNALLVVATLPVWIVIPLVLALLIHQRSPGWKFFRAVYFVPYTIAPIVVGIMFRQILAPDGPLNALLRGVGLQPLAIEWLNGRYSALFSLVAVALWSFFGLGVMTYLAGLATIPEETLEAAYLDGAGFWRRLFSVVVPMLRPTVAYWSVLCASGVLIWLFPLIYALTQGGPGDATMLPEYLVFLTTFQFLDRGYGSAIGIALFVFVAVLSIFSVRHMFTEGTRKPR
- a CDS encoding M20 metallopeptidase family protein, which encodes MVQAYEGVDDLVRLRRQLHQHPELRFTEQQTAAVLADRLAPIARVRSGVAGTGLVAEIEGRAPGPSVLLRADMDAYPVQDAKEVPWASGNPGVCHACGHDVHMSVVAGVAARLAADPPERGTVTVLFQPAEEIPFGEDSGAAAVLADDALRGRRFDAVLGLHCWPDLPVGAVGVDRETAMAAKDAFRVEVLGRAAHAATPALGRDAILGLAGIVNLLHAGVARSRNPHELVAFNIGTIAGGASQSQVAERAEATGTLRTHDEGTRARLKEVVERIARQQAAALDLGLRFTWANEMPPVRNAAPLVALAHAELPAVVDVVDLTEPPLTTDDFALLGALGPSLYVKLGVTGDRGGAPLHSGAFDVDERCIGAGVAALDRLTRAVLAGRLAGPEAADGPARPEAADAPGARELPGARRATDADPGGPTVAAGPAAASGAVGA
- a CDS encoding mandelate racemase/muconate lactonizing enzyme family protein; the encoded protein is MEIVEVESAVRGDAHFVQVHTADGLTGVGQSACWGYPTAVHAVVEAFRPYLIGADAGRIEHHWHHLYRMGPFRGSVLTAAVSAVDLALWDLLGKRLGVPVWQLLGGRVRDRIRLHLLLGGTGAPALAAEAAAAVADGFTAVKFDPLPANYGDLSQARLVAETEATTAAVRDTVGADVDLLIELHRKLTPLQAEAVVPALARHHPLMVEDAIQIDSVSSQAGVLRRAPGVPMANGERLHTIWEFKELLAQGGAQYVRPDVGLAGGLSHARKIAALAEAHHAAVVTHNCLGPLLTMASVHLDTVIPNFVTQEYSPLDDALADGPARACVRREGGFLPVPQDPGLGVTLDLSDPTPLDLTGRPLTRIPLRADGSVAYAV
- a CDS encoding ABC transporter substrate-binding protein, which translates into the protein MFRRSLAGALAAGMAAAALLTGCGGGGDDATDGPVTLKVLTWEPGGTEYWKQVKTSFEAGHPNIKLEMQSVPFDKYPEVQGPYITSQSGPDVMANNAGLELFDRRGAYVPLGDKAAEITKDLVTYSGACEGFDTSKTCYGVPFSYQGNVLYYNKAVLTAAGLDPEKPPATWDEFGAACDAVKKAGKTCLALGLSGTFPAYWDFPEIARNYLTEDDIRALLAGKLSWKDPKLVAVLEKLAEITTKGWANKNAPSITMLPDGADIFQRGDAAFAGTIISDAVNWEAFGKALGDDKLGVTRWPAIDPAAPLAQKFSGIEGAVYGVTQWSQKKQAGLEFITWLAGKENGELWVKYGKGQPLNKNVDKALLPSSPAFLKIQELVAQPTLHAGVMLSGPEADALARGWQQVTLGQLTVDKWAEQMQQALERSPTKKQTK